In the Nocardia asteroides genome, CCGGTGGCGAGCGGCCGGGGAAGCAGGAGAGCAGCCACCCCGCCGTGTGACCCATCCGACAGCGCACCCAGATCCGAATGAGAACGTCGGGATTTGTCGTTCCAGCCGGATGAAAGGTGACGTATGGCCATCGTGGGGGCACAACCGGGGAGACACCGGGCGCCCAACGCACAGCGGCAGAAGATCGGATCGATGGTCGCGCTGGGCGCGTTGCCGCTGGTCGTGGCGCTCGTCGGCGCCGGAACCGCGAACGCCGACCCCGGCTCGCCCGACCCGGTGACCCAGCCCGAGCAGCGCACCGCGGCCGATCCGCTGGCCGCGCTGTTCGCCGGGCAGCCCGCGGAGATCGCGCTGCCGGAGCTCTCCGCTCCCCTGCGCGAGCTGACCGGTGGGGCCGCTCCGGTCGCCGTGCCTTTCGCGGTGCCGGTCGACGCGCCGCTCTACCGGGCGCTGCCTGACCAGGGCTACCTGGCGCCCGCCGGGGCACTGCACGCCCCGATCCCGGTCGAGGCGGTGGCGCCGATCGCGCCGCCGGAGGGCAAGATCCGGATCGGCGACATCATCATCGACACCCCCGGATTCCTCGCGCCGGACCAGGTGTTCGCGGTGAACGACGGGGCCGCGCAGGCCGAGGCGCAGCTCGCGACCTTCTACGATTCGATTGGCATGGAGCGCAGCCGGTCGGACAAGATGGCGGCGCAGACGCTCAGCTCGGCCGCGATCGGGGCGACCGTCGCCACCAACCTGTCGATGCCGATCACCTCGGCGTCGGTGATCGTCGGCGCCGGTGCCGGGCTGCTCGCCGGGGTGCCGTTCCTGCCGATCGGGCTGCTCATCGGCCCCATCCTCGGCGGGGCGATCGGCGGTGCCGTGATCGCGGTGCCCGCCGCCGCGCTCGGCGGGGCGATCGGTGCCGCCGTCGGTGCCGGGATCGGGTACGGAACGCCGGGGTTCGGAGCGCCGGTTCAGTAGTTCGCAGGAGCGGTGCGCTGAGGGTTTTCGGCGCACCGCGCGTCGCGGCGGTGGCCGGGTTCGTGCCGGTCGTCGCCGCATCGTGCGTTGTGGCGGCCGGGTGGTCGCGGCGGTGGCGGTGCGCCCCGAATCCGCGCGCTCGGCGACTCGCTGGAGCTGCGGGGCGGCGCGTGTTCAGGCGCGGGCCGCGACTGCGGTCCGCGATGTTTCCGTCCGGCCGGGCCGGACGATCCCGACCTCGGTGTAGAGACTGCCGCCCGCGGCGAGCGGGAGGCGGGCGGCGGTCAGACCGACGGTTTCGGCGGGGCGCTCGTCCGGGTAGAGCAGCACGCTCTCCAGCGTGCGCGCCGCACTCAGCGCGTCGTCGGTACCGCTCCCCGACCCCAGCTCCAGCCGATGCCGCAGCAACGGAACGGATTCCGCCCCGTCGATGTCGGCGATCACCTCGCCGGTCCAGTGCCCGTCGTCCTCCCCGGCCCGCCCGATCCGCACCCGCTCCCTGACCCGCACCGCGGCATCCGGCGCCAGCCGCAGCTCGGTCACCGTGCGGTGCCGCGCCCCGCCCGCGACGATCGTCGGCTCGGTGTCCAGGTCCAGCTCGGCCCCGGCCCCGACCGTGAGCCGCCAGCGCGCGGTCGAATCCGGCGTCCCGCGCGCGGGCAGCGCGATCATGGCCGCCACCGAGCGCACCCGCAGCCGCGCGCCGGGCAGCACCTCGATGCTCAGCTCCAGGTGGTCGCCGCCGAGCGGCACCGCGGCGGTGCCGATGAGGTGCACCGTCTCCGGCCCGGTCTGCCGCGCCGCGATCCCGCCCTCGGCCTCGATCCGCGGCGAGATCCCTGGCGCCGCGAGCACGCGCAGGACGGTACGCACCTCAGTGCGCCGCCGACCCGGCGACCGCGTCCCGCTCCCGCACCACGCCCAGCTGCTCGCGCACCCAGGCGAGCACCGGCGTCGCCGCCGGGTCCGCGGTGAGCGAGATCAGCGCCGTCGGCCGCCCCTCCCGCACCTTCGCCGCGTCGCGCTCCATCACCCCGAGGTCGGCCCCGACCAGCGGCGCCAGATCGGTCTTGTTCACGACCAGCAGATCCGAGAAGGTGACGCCCGGCCCGCCCTTGCGCGGCACCTTGTCCCCGCCCGCCACGTCCACCACGAAGATCTGCACGTCGATCAGCCCCGAGGAGAAGGTCGCCGTCAGATTGTCACCGCCGGACTCCACCAGGATCAGATCCAGCGGCGGATTCGCGGCCACCAGGTCGTCGATGGCGTCGAGGTTGGCGGTGATGTCGTCGCGGATCGCGGTGTGCGGGCAGCCGCCGGTCTGCACCGCGGTGATCCGCTCGTCCGGAAGCACCGCGTGCCTGCGCAGGAAGTCGGCGTCCTCGGTGGTGTAGATGTCGTTGGTCAGCACGGCCAGCGAGAGCT is a window encoding:
- a CDS encoding urease accessory protein UreD, whose amino-acid sequence is MRTVLRVLAAPGISPRIEAEGGIAARQTGPETVHLIGTAAVPLGGDHLELSIEVLPGARLRVRSVAAMIALPARGTPDSTARWRLTVGAGAELDLDTEPTIVAGGARHRTVTELRLAPDAAVRVRERVRIGRAGEDDGHWTGEVIADIDGAESVPLLRHRLELGSGSGTDDALSAARTLESVLLYPDERPAETVGLTAARLPLAAGGSLYTEVGIVRPGRTETSRTAVAARA
- the ureG gene encoding urease accessory protein UreG, with the protein product MPPHLIDGEPHDHTHDRPKRERVPGEALRVGIGGPVGSGKTALVAALCRQLRDELSLAVLTNDIYTTEDADFLRRHAVLPDERITAVQTGGCPHTAIRDDITANLDAIDDLVAANPPLDLILVESGGDNLTATFSSGLIDVQIFVVDVAGGDKVPRKGGPGVTFSDLLVVNKTDLAPLVGADLGVMERDAAKVREGRPTALISLTADPAATPVLAWVREQLGVVRERDAVAGSAAH